Genomic window (Phycisphaeraceae bacterium):
GGGTGTGGGCGAGGTGTTTACCCGTTCCGTGCTGCACTCAGGGAAGATCGGCCCGATGACCGCGGTGATGATCCGCACAGCGATTGCATTGCCCGTCATGATCGCTGCGTGGGTTGTGGCGGTCCATGTACTCAAGTCAAAGTCCGAGCCAGCCGGATGGACGCACGCTCCCGCCGATGTATGGGCAAAGCTGTTGTTGGGATCGGGGGTTGTGGCTGGCGGACTCGCATTGATCTTTTTCTACTGGGCCCTCTCACTTGCTGAGGTGTCACGCATCAAGCCAATCGCGTTCGGCACTGCCCCTGCGCTCGCTGTCATCCTCGGGTGGTTGTTCCTCGGCGAGGGTTTGACACTGAAAAAGTGTATCGCAGTCGCGTTCATTGTGACAGGCATTGTGCTGCTGACGGGCGGATCCCACACAACCTCAACGAGTACGGACACCGTCACAAACCATGTCTGAACATTCGCCTCAACAACCGCTTCTTCCGGATCACCAGCTCTTTGCAGTGCTGGGTGAGGAAGGCTTCGCGCGCATCGTGTACCTGTTCTATGAAAAAGTGAAACAGGACGACATCCTCGGCCCCATGTATCGCGCCAGCCCTGAGGCTGCGCACGCACCAGACATGGAAACACATATGCATGATGCCGAAGTCCGCTTGCGAGATTTTCTCGTTGGCCGCTTCGGTGGTCCCCAGCGGTACGTGCAAATGCGAGGACACCCGCGTCTTCGAATGCGCCACATGCCGTTTCGGATCGATGTGAACGCACGCAACCGCTGGGTAGAGCTGATATCAGAATCGATCAACGAAGCACAACTTGATGAGAACGCGTCAGCATCGCTTGCGCACTATCTGGCACAGATTGCAACGTTTCTGATCAACGCCGACGAGCCGGATGAGCAGGGCTCGGTGGTTGACCTTCCGATCTCAAGATAACACGACACTCAATAGTTTGGTGTTGGCGCACGGAACGATGCGATATTTATGTGCTTGAAGTACTCGATCGTCTTCTGTAATCCCTCACGAAGCGAAACAGTCGGCTCCCAGTCAAGATGCTTTTTCGCGAGGGTGATGTCGGGTCGTCGTTGTGTCGGATCATCCTGCGGGAGTGGCTTATGCACAATATTTGATGTGCTGCCTGTCAGTTCTACGACCATCTCAGCAAGTTGTTTGATGGTGAACTCGCCAGGGTTGCCGATATTGACAGGACCGAAGAAGCCGGAGTTGTTCTCCATCAAACGCACGAATCCCTCGATCATATCGTCCACATAACAGAAGGCCCGCGTCTGTGAGCCATCGCCAAAGAGCGTGATGTCATCTCCCTGTATTGCCTGACGCACAAAGTTTGACACGACCCGTCCATCGAATGGGTGCATGCGAGGTCCATAGGTATTAAAGATGCGCACGACGCGAACATCGACATTGTTCGATCGACGATAATCAAAGCACAGCGTCTCAGCCGCGCGCTTGCCCTCGTCATAGCACGCGCGCGGTCCGATGGGGTTCACATTGCCCCAGTAGCTTTCTGTCTGTGGATGTACCTTCGGATCGCCATAGATCTCACTGGTCGAGGCGTGCATGACCTTTGCACGGCATCGCTTTGCCATGCCGAGCACATTGATGATCCCGATGACAGATGTCTTCATCGTTTTGATCGGGTTGTACTGATAGTGACCTGGCGCTGCGGGGCACGCGAGGTTGTAGATCTGGTCAACCTCAAGCCACATCGGATGGGTGATGTCGTGGCGAATCAGTTCGAAGTTGCGATGGTCGAGCAGATGCTCGACGTTGGACTTCTGGCTCGTAAAGAAGTTGTCAAGACAGATGACATCGTGCCCTATTGCGACAAGACGCTCGCACAAGTGCGAGCCGAGAAACCCTGCCCCGCCGGTCACCAGAACTCGTTGAATCGTTCCCACAAAGCCTCCGTGCCCGATGACATACGCATCTCTGCTGACAGATGT
Coding sequences:
- a CDS encoding globin codes for the protein MSEHSPQQPLLPDHQLFAVLGEEGFARIVYLFYEKVKQDDILGPMYRASPEAAHAPDMETHMHDAEVRLRDFLVGRFGGPQRYVQMRGHPRLRMRHMPFRIDVNARNRWVELISESINEAQLDENASASLAHYLAQIATFLINADEPDEQGSVVDLPISR
- a CDS encoding EamA family transporter codes for the protein MKPVLLAIMAGVCWGVGEVFTRSVLHSGKIGPMTAVMIRTAIALPVMIAAWVVAVHVLKSKSEPAGWTHAPADVWAKLLLGSGVVAGGLALIFFYWALSLAEVSRIKPIAFGTAPALAVILGWLFLGEGLTLKKCIAVAFIVTGIVLLTGGSHTTSTSTDTVTNHV
- a CDS encoding SDR family oxidoreductase, which codes for MGHGGFVGTIQRVLVTGGAGFLGSHLCERLVAIGHDVICLDNFFTSQKSNVEHLLDHRNFELIRHDITHPMWLEVDQIYNLACPAAPGHYQYNPIKTMKTSVIGIINVLGMAKRCRAKVMHASTSEIYGDPKVHPQTESYWGNVNPIGPRACYDEGKRAAETLCFDYRRSNNVDVRVVRIFNTYGPRMHPFDGRVVSNFVRQAIQGDDITLFGDGSQTRAFCYVDDMIEGFVRLMENNSGFFGPVNIGNPGEFTIKQLAEMVVELTGSTSNIVHKPLPQDDPTQRRPDITLAKKHLDWEPTVSLREGLQKTIEYFKHINIASFRAPTPNY